Genomic segment of Oceanotoga teriensis:
AGAATCTCCTCGTCCAGAATGATACAAAATTCTTTTATCTTTAGTCATCAAAAAAACATAACCACTCTCACCAAAATTATAACTTTTCAAAAGTTCTGAAATATAATCAATCATCAAATCTATTGCAGCAAATCCAATTAAATCAGAATTTTCATTTCTTATAGCTTTAACTATGCTGACCACCATTTTTCCAGTTACAGCATCAACATATGGTTCTGTAACAGAAAAATCACTATCTTTCATAACATCTTTATACCAATCTCTCTGAGTTATATACCAATCTGCGGGACTATTCCATTCATTGTGACTTATAACATAACTCGAATCAAAATCCGCAATCCAAACAAGAGCTATTCTTTCATCAAGTTTCTGAATATCAGAAAGAGTCTTTATTATATCATTATAATTATCATTTAACTTTATCTCATCTCTATTTTTTACATCATTCAAAAAATTTATTATCTGTCTATTAACAGCCATCTCTTTCACAACAAAATTATTCCTCGAAAAAAATTCATTTATTTTATTAGATACAGAATCAGCTTCTTTTAAAAGAGTATTTTCAGTTATTTCAAAAAGGATATCATATGTTCTTCTTTGAATAGAAAATAAAGAAATAAAAAATATAATGGAGACTACCAAAATAACAGATATAGTTATTCTAAGAAATAGACTACTTCTTATAATATTCATATATTATCCCCCTAATATTCATCTTAAAACAATTATAACATTTTATTTAAAAAAAATACAGATGAAATCATCTGTATTCATTATATTCTCATATAAACTTTTTTATTATTTTTTTCAATATCATAGAACTAATATATCCCAAAGATACAAGAATAATAGTCCATGCAAATATTTTTTCAGTTTGAAGATTGTTTCTCGCCCAATAAAGCCCTGCACCTATACCGGTATCCAAACTCAAAAGTTCTGCCATAGCACCTATTTTCCAACCTCTTTCAATTGTAATTATACTTGCCGATGCTATATAAGGTTTAACAGAGGGAAGATAAATATGAGTAAATCTTCTAAAATCAGAAAATTTATACACATAAGACATTTGTAAAAGCTCTTCATCCGTACTTTTAACCCCTTCACGAGTATTAATAACAAATATAGGCAAAATAGATATCAATATAGTAAAAACAACTATTTTTGAATTTAATCCAAACCATATTATAGCTATTAATATCCATGAAATATTGGGAGTAGTCTGCAACATAACAATCATTGGATTAAAAAACATATTAATCTTCTCATTTAATCCCATAAAAAAACCTAAAAAAGTCCCCAGAATCATAGATAAAAAATACCCTGCAAAAAGTCTTAAAAAACTCAACCATATATTATACCAAGTATCTTTTTGAAAGATCATAGACAAAAGAGTTTCAAAAGTATATAAAGGTGATGGTAAAATAATGGGCTTATAAAATGAAGAAAAGAATTGCCATAAAAATAAAAATATGGCAACTCCTAAAATTGAATATATATACTTATTGTTTTTAAATTTAATAATAAAATTCATCATCAGGCATTTTTCCACCTATACTCTCTTTATTAAAATCATATAGTACTTTAAGATATTTCTCAATCTCATCTTTGGCATCATGTGCATCTTTAAATCTCAAATTAAGTCTCTCAACAGATGCTTTAGTAACCTTATCAGATATATTCATATATTTCATACCAAGCTTAGACGCCTCATCTATATTAGAATTAACCCAATCAATGGCTTTAGAATAATCCTTATTGAAATCTTCAACAAGCTCTTTATTATCTCTCAAAAAAGCTGTTCTAACAACTAAAGAAGCTTGTGGTAACTCAATACCAGAAATCTCATACCAATCTTTTTGAACATCCTCACATATAATTGCCTTTTTATTCTTTAAAAGAATACTCGTAACAAAAGGTTCTCTTAAAAAAGCAGTATCTGCCATATCATTTATCATCAACTGTGCAATTTGATTAGGTTTTCCTCTTTTAATCTTAATATTATTAACATCATAAAAATCAGTAACAAAACTAAATAAAATATCCATAGGTCCACCTTTATCTGGAACATAAACTTCTTTTCCGGAAAGATCGGACCATGAATTTATCTCTGAATTAGTAGTCAAAAGATAAAAAACACCCCATGTATGAATATTGAGAATTTTAATATCTACCCCTTTATTATAAAGCTTAATAGCTTCATTAGTAGGGAGTAATGCGATATCAACCTCATTTTG
This window contains:
- a CDS encoding ABC transporter permease; the protein is MMNFIIKFKNNKYIYSILGVAIFLFLWQFFSSFYKPIILPSPLYTFETLLSMIFQKDTWYNIWLSFLRLFAGYFLSMILGTFLGFFMGLNEKINMFFNPMIVMLQTTPNISWILIAIIWFGLNSKIVVFTILISILPIFVINTREGVKSTDEELLQMSYVYKFSDFRRFTHIYLPSVKPYIASASIITIERGWKIGAMAELLSLDTGIGAGLYWARNNLQTEKIFAWTIILVSLGYISSMILKKIIKKFI
- a CDS encoding ABC transporter substrate-binding protein, giving the protein MKNRYLSFFLIFLLSSFVFGVKVSVPVGPASLPVFYLQENSNGAVEASIHKDRNIVISKLMQNEVDIALLPTNEAIKLYNKGVDIKILNIHTWGVFYLLTTNSEINSWSDLSGKEVYVPDKGGPMDILFSFVTDFYDVNNIKIKRGKPNQIAQLMINDMADTAFLREPFVTSILLKNKKAIICEDVQKDWYEISGIELPQASLVVRTAFLRDNKELVEDFNKDYSKAIDWVNSNIDEASKLGMKYMNISDKVTKASVERLNLRFKDAHDAKDEIEKYLKVLYDFNKESIGGKMPDDEFYY